The Gimesia sp. DNA window TATGGAAAGATGCAAATGATGTTTATGAGAACTAAACGTCGTCACCAGCCTGGTCGAATTGGTTCATTTCTTCAACGTTTACGTAGAGGTCGTGCTCGACGTTTGAAGAGTCTACGACTGAACGCAACAGTCCACTCCTATTCGACCGTAGAAAATCTGGAAGACAGAACACTCCTGTCGGCTGTTAATTCACTCATCGATCCTAACGTCTATGATTCGCCGGCCGATTTCAATCCTGATGATTACGGTATCGGAATCAACAACTCACCCAACCGGGGTTTGACCAACCAGACGCAGTCGCAACAGCGATCACAGGCCACCGTTTCTGAAGAAGACAAGCAGAAACATGAGAATGACCTGGGCCAGGTAGACTCCCCCAGCAATCCCTCTCAGTTTTCCGTCAATGAAGGCGAGAGTATCGGCACGACAGGAATCAATGATGATATTGGTTCAGCCCAGCTGATTTCTGGACTGGGAACAGGCATGGATGACGAGTTTGATGCTGACGTCACTGGCTACCTTTCCAACGCAACCGCAAGTACATTCCTGTTCCCCTTTGCCGAAGATGATGGTTCCATTACGCTGGCGAATGATCTGGGAATCGTTTCCGGAGAACAGGTGACAATTCAAAATGCCCAGCTGGGCAACGGGCCGCACGGTAGTGCGGGAACCGGAACGGGTGACTTCGACTTCTACCTGGTCAGTGGTGTCCAGGCAGGGGAACGAATCTCGGTCTCTGTTCGTGACTCCACTCAATTCTTCAACCTGGACCCGATTGTCGCGATCTACTCCAGTTCGGGATTCCAGCTTGCCTTCGATGACGATGGTGGTACATCCTTAGACAGTTTGCTGGAATACACGGCCACACTCGATGGTGATTACTACATCATGGTCTCCAGTTTCTACACCGGTACTCCGAATGATCCATTCGATGAAACCAGTGGAAATGGTGCAGGAACCAACGCGCGGGCCGAAGGGGCTTACGACCTCACAGTCGGCCTGAACGTACAGGATGTGGATTACTATGCCGTTGAACTGGAAGCAGGCGACATTCTGGGAGCAAATGTGACAGGCGCAGGCCAGACGCTTGCCATGTATGGCCCCAGCGGTGGTTTGATTCAGCAGTCGTCTTTCTACCTGTCAGACATTTACCCAGCCAACACACCACTGCCCGGTGATGGTAACGCTGCAGCTTCCTTTGTTGCTCCAGTTGCCGGAACTTATTACGTGGGAGTAACGGGAGATGTCGGACTCTATGACCTCCAGTTACGCGTTTTCCGTCCCGAACTGGAAACCCAGATGGTGGGTGCCATCCAGACGCTGTACATCGACTTTGATGGGGCAGACGTCGATCCATCCATCTTTGACAGCTTCCAGATTTCACGCACAGCCACCATGTCCCCCTTGAGCTCCTTCCTGGGCAACTGGGGGCTTTCCGCTGCTGATGAAGAGGCGGTCATCCGGGCGATTCTGGCAACCGTCGAAGAAAACTTTGCCGATCTGGGACTGGCCAACAACGGTGATTTCGCCACGACCATGAATCCCGGTGATTACGGTATTCAGATTTTGAACAGTTTCGATAACCCGGGTCTCGACGAAACCAACACCCCGAATCTCAGCCGCGTGATTGTCGGGGGAACGATCAACGAACTGGGCATAGGTACCATCGGTATCGCTGAGTCGATCGATGTTGGTAACTTTGATACTACTGAATCGGCTGTGGTGCTCCTGGACCTGCTCAGCAGCACCAACGCGGCAGATCCCAACTCGTTGAACAATATCGTCCGCAACTTCGGATCCAGCATGATCGATCTGATCGGAGTCGCTGTCGGAAATATCGTGACTCATGAAGCCGGCCACTTCTTTGGTCTGTGGCACACCTTGAATTTTGTTGCTCCGTCACAAATCATCGACCAGGGTGGTAATCTCGCTAACACAATTGGACTTGGCAACGACAATATCTTCGGCACTGGTGACGATATCGATGTCGATTTCAATGTCGGTCCGCTGAATGACTTCCTGGGAACCCAGGACAGCCCCAATACACTGGCCTTTGGCCTGTCTACAGGAGCGTTCTACGGAATTGATTACGGCGATGCTCCTGCCCCCTACCCCACACTGGAAGCAGACGATGGTGCTCGCCATGACCTCGCAGGCGGCTTAACACTGGGTGCATCAATCGATTTCGAAGCTGATGGACTTCCCAGCCTGGATGCTTCCGGTGACGGTGCAGACGATGATGGCGTGGTCTTCCTCGATCCCAATGGAAATATCACCAACGGCATTTCCATCAGCGATAACATTGCCACTGTCGAAGTAACCGTCAACGGTGATGGTTATCTCCAGGGCTGGATCGACTTCAATGGCAACGGTGCCTGGGAAGCCAGCGAGCAGATCTTCACAGACGAGTTCCTCACTGCAGGCACCCACCAGTTGTCCTTCAGTGTCCCTCAGGGCGTGGGTGATTTCGTGATTGGCGAAACATTCGCACGCTTCCGCTTCAGTACACAGACCGGACTGGGTGTAACTGGTTATGCTCCTGACGGGGAAGTCGAAGACTATCGACTCGAACTGACGGCTTCCCGTTACGGAACGATCGTCTTTGATGACGCTACCTACGACTCAGGTGATCTGATCACAATTACTGTCACCGATGGCGATCTGCTGGGAGCAGGTACAGTCGATGTGACTGTGACATCAACCGGCGGTGACCAGGAAACCGTCACTTTGACGGAAGTCGGTTTCGGAACCTTCACAGGCACGATCAACTCTTCACCGGGAACACTGGTTGTCGGTGACGGTATTCTGCAGGTCGTCTTTGGTGAAACTATCACCGCGGCTTATGCTGACGCTGATACCGGAGAAGGTCAACCGGGTAACTACCTGGGTGACTTCGTCTCGACTAACCTGAACAGTCCGCGTGACCTGGTCTTCGGCCCCGACGGCGATCTATACGTCAGTAACGGCTTTGAAGGCTCAGACGGATCCGATCATACGGTCGAGCGGTTCGATGGCCAGACAGGTGAGTCCCTCGGCTCCTTTGTGATCCCCGGCTCAGGTGGCATCGACGTTCCCAACGGTCTGGTATTCGGACCGGATGGCAACCTCTATGTCGCCAGTTCAGATACAGGACAGATTCTTCGATATGATGGCCAGACAGGTTCGATCATCGGATCAGGCGTCTTCGCCTCTGGTGGTGGTCTGGTTCAACCCCGCTTCATTACCTTCGGTCCTGGTTCCTCACCTGGTATCCCCGACCTCTATGTAGCGGATACAGGCTTCCTGCGTGATCGCATTTTACGCTATGATGGCCTGACGGGCGCATTCATCGAAGAATACGTTACCCGTAGTGAAGGTGGCATGGGCAAACCCTATGGCATGGCCTTCGACAGCAGCGGAAATCTGTATGTCGCCAGTTACAATACCAACGAAATTCTGAAGTTTGACTCTAATGGAGATCCGGTTCCCGGCGGCCCCTTCATTGCTGCTGGAACAGGTGGGCTCGCAAATCCGCGCGGGATCACAATTGGTCCGGACGGACTCCTGTATGTCGCCAATGGTGCTACCGAAAGCATTCTGCGATTTGATCCCAACACGGGTGCATTCGTTGATAATTATACCTTCAACGCCACCATCCAGTTGCCTTATGGCATCACCTTCGGACCGGATGACAACCTGTATGTTGTTGATACCGACCTGGGTAAAGTCCTGAAATTCGCCGGTCCCTTCGGTACCTCAACAGCCCGTGTGATTACGGACACCGCCCTGATTGTTGCCAGCAACGGCGTCGATTACGGTGATGCTCCCGCTTCATTCCCGGTACTCGATGCCGAAAATGGCGCCAAGCATGCAATCAATAACTACACGAACCTCTATCTCGGTGCCGGAGTCACTGCAGAAGCCGATGGACAGGAATCCGCGACAGCGAGCCTGGACACTGATGACGGCATTCTGCTCAACCCGATTATCGCCGGTGATAGTTCCACATCGATCACCATCATCTCATCCGGAACAGGCTTTATGGATGCCTGGATCGACTTCAATGGGGATGGCGACTGGGACGATCCTGGTGAGCAGATTCTCTCCAGCCAGGCTGTTGTTGCTGGTGCTAATTCTGTTTCCATTGCAGTCCCTCTGGGTGTGACTGTCGGTGAAGTTGCAGCCCGCTTCCGCTTAAGTTCGGCTGGTGGATTATCGACCACGGGTGCAGCAGCGGACGGGGAAGTTGAAGACTACCTGGTCACGGTCGTGCCGCAAGGTTTCACCGGTCTGCTGCCCGATCCGAACCGACCTGGAAAGTCAGCTCTGTTCATTACAGGTACTCAGGCAAATGATATCATTCTGCTCTCACAGACCTACCAGACCAATATCGTTCAGGTTCGCCTGAATGGCGTCAACCTGGGTGAGTTCACTCCCACGGGTGGCGTTTATGTCTGGGGCCTGGGCGGAGATGACCAGATTATCGCCGATGACACCTTCTATAACCGCGAATCCATGTTCTTCGGCGGACTGGGTAACGACTACCTCGTCGGCGGCTGGGGCAACGATGTCCTGGTCGGTGGTGCAGGGAACGATACCATTGAAGGTGGTCCTGACGGCTTTGACATTCTGATCGGTGGTCTTGGTTCCGACTTTGTCCGAGGACATAACGAAGCTCTCTACACCAACTACGGTCAGAATGGTGACATCCTGATTGGTGGAGCAACGGTCTATGACAATGGCCTGACACAACTGTTTGCGATCTACCAGGAATGGATCTCTGCCGATCCGTTTGGAGACCGGGTTGCCAGCATCAGTACTCGCGTTGATAACGCATCCCTGGGCGTAAATAACGTTCGCCTGGATGATACAACTGTCTTTGACGACGGAGAACTGGATCAGCTCTACGGTGCCGTGGCCCGTGGTGATGACTGGTTCCTGCTCGATCTCGGCTACGATATCAACAACGCCGGTGCTCACGATATCCGACAGTAAACCAACTACCCCACGTTAACCACACAGCCCCTGAGAAATTCATTTTTCAGGGGCTGTGTTTTATTAATTCTGGCGCCTAACCTACCAGCGCTCGACGGGACCGTTAGGAGTTTTGACCAAAGCGGTGGGAACAGAGGACTCGCGTTCTCCATGACGCTCACGGATCTGGGTGACAATTTCCTGAAATTCATCCGCGGATTCCAGTCGACGCAGACGGTCTTCCAGATCTTCCGGAATTCCCAGGCGGGCACCGTACCAGGCGGCAAACTTCCGAATCAACTGGCAGCCATAGCTATCATAATGCTCGATCATCAGATGGAAATGATGCTCGAGAAACGCGATCTGTTCCTCGCGGTCCGGTTCTTCAACGGGCTGCTCTCCTTTAAGTGTCATTTCAATCTTGCGAAAGATCCAGGGATCCATCATCGCCCCCCGGCCAATTGAAACGGCTTCACAACCCGTTTCTTCACGCATACGGAAAGCATCTTCGACCGTACAGACATCTCCGTTGCCGATCACCGGAATCTCCTGTACCGCTTCCACCGTCTGTCGGATGCCCTCCAGATCGACACTGCCCCCGAATCCCTGATTACGGGTCCGTCCATGAATCGTAATTGCAGCGACGCCCGCCTGTTCAAATTCCCTCGCGAGTAACGGCGCGGTGATCGAATCCCGGTCCCAGCCCAGTCGCATCTTAACGGTGACTGCCAGCGAAACCGCATCCACGACGTCCGCCACCATCTGACAGGCTTTTTCCGGGGAGCACATGATCCGTGCCCCACCGCCGCTGCCGTTGATTTTCGCCATGGGACAGCCCATATTCAGGTCAACCGCCTCATAGCCGGCAGTTTCCAGCCAGCGGGCGGCTTTGACGAGTTCCTCAGTCACACCACCAAAGATCTGTATCGTCAAGGGACGATCAGCTGTGGACGTCTTGAGCAATGCCTTTGATTTCCGGCTGCCAGCGAGCAGATGCGAAGCCAGCACGAGATCGGTCGTACAGAGTCCTACGCCTCCGAGACGGCGTAAAGCGACACGAAAGGCGTGCTGCGTATATCCCGCCAGAGGCGAGAGGAAATAGCGGGAACTCAGGGTACGATTACCGATCCGGATTTCGGGAGATTCGACAGTACTCCACTTGATTAGAGACATAAGATTTGACGTTTTCTTTCCAATGCGTTTCAGCTGACTAACAGCAACAGGTTTTCCAGAGGCAATCCTACAACATTGGACAGGCTGCCTTCAATTCGCTTTACAAAGATACTACCAGCCCCCTGAACCGCGTAGCCCCCTGCTTTACCTCGTGATTCTCCCGTCAAAAGGTACCAGTCCAGATACTTGAGTACATGCGCACGCTCGTGAAACGTAACCAGCGTCTCACAAAATTCAGTCTTGATGCCTGTAGAGGAACGTAAACAAAGTCCGGTAATCACCCGATGGGTCTTACCCGCATAATCGTTTTCAAACCAGTCACGTACTGTCTGCTCCCAGCCGGAACTGTTTCGAGGCTGGCCCAGAACTACAAAATGCTCCGGTTGTCGTTCGACAACAACGATTGTATCTGAAGTTAACAAAAGAGCCTGATGCAGATCCACGTTGCACAACTGCGCGAATACGTCTTCATTCTTATCCAGGCAGATCTCAGCCAGCCGTTCTTTAATCGCAGACAGATCATGCAGTCCCTCAAACCCAGCCTCCTCAGGATTGAGCGGTGGAACCACTTCGATCGCCGATTCAGGCACCAGCTGCGTCAGCAGCTCTCTGCGTCGGGGAGAACGGGAGCCCAAAATCCATTTCTGAAATTGCATGTCCTGCCTGTATTCAAATTCGAGACCAGAAAAAAACGCTGATAATGGTTACTACCACGCCCAGGATTCCCAGCATCACCCACCACGAAGGGCGATCGCTCAGTGGATCCGTATTGCGAGTCAGATACTCACCACAGATCGGACAAGCGACAGCATCCTCATAGACGTCTGCACCACAATTACTGCACTCAATGGTCTCTGACTCCCATTCTTCATCGTATCCATCATCGGGACCATATTCGTCAGCATCATATTCAGAATCCCAGTCATCGTACATTTGAGTTTATCATCCTCTCGGCAATCTACGGTTGCAAATGAGTATAATGTACAGTGCAGCTTAACCCGATTTCTTTCACCAGCAGGAAAGGGGCTACGATACTCACTTTTTTGAGAATTAACAAAACTTTTGCGTTGGATTGTGTGTCTCAGTGGTATAGAAACACGGAAGTGTTATTTATTAACTGAAACCTGGCGAACTATGCCCTCTCTTTCAGTTCATGCATTGGCCTCTACTGATGCACCAGCCTGGATGAAGCTTGTCTGAGCTAAGCCTTCCCCAAGCACACCTTCGTGTGCACCCCGATTCGTTTTCATCATTTTATTATTCTAGCTACTGGAGACTCAAGATGCAGCCTCGCAGCATCCGCCCCGTCCGCCGGATGGGTTTCACCCTGATCGAACTTCTTGTCGTGATTGCCATCATTGCGATCCTGATTGCTCTACTATTGCCAGCTGTGCAGCAGGCGCGTGAAGCAGCCCGCCGCAGTACTTGTAAAAACAATGTCAAACAGCTGGGGCTTGCCTTCCATAATTACCATGAAACACATCGCAGCCTGCCTCCCGGTTGGGTTCAACGATCTCTGTCTGCCTCCTGTCAGCCTTCAGCAACCAGTACAGGTAGCTGTTTGCCCGGTTGGGGCTGGAGCACCATGCTGCTGCCATTTCTGGACCAGGCGAACCTCTACAATGCACTGAATGTGTCGTCAGGCAATCTGAGTGTGACACCCACGGACCAGACAAAAACCAAAATTCCACTGTTTCGCTGTCCCTCCGATGTCGGCAGTGATCTGAACGCAGATCGCGGCGGACACGCGACATCCAACTACAAAGGGATTTATGGTAGCCGTGGAACCGGATCAATCAACACCAGTCCACATAACGCTGCAGCCGGAAATGGTTCTTTCTGGTCCAACAGCAATACCAAAATTCGTGATATTACCGACGGCACGAGCAATACACTCCTGATTGGTGAAACCGCGCGGGGTCGCGTAGGGGCGAATACCTACAATGGTGGCATCTGGGTCGGTTACTATGACAACGGAAAAACGGCTTCCTGTGTCTGGAAAACGGAAAACCACCCTGGTTCACTAATCAACGGTACGCTGGCGTGGGCCTTCAGCAGTCAGCACACTGGTGGAGCTCATTTCCTGCTGGCCGATGGCGGGGTTCGATTTATCAGTGAAAATATTGACGGCACAACCTACGAAAACCTCGGAAAAATCAGTGACGGCAACGTCATTGGAGAATTCTGATTTCAGTAATCGATCCGGGCTGATCCTCCAGGATCACAGATTTAAATAACAGAGCCCCGATACAAAACATGTATCGGGGCTCTGTCTCATTTCGGCGATATCGCTTGATTACAGAATAAACTTACTGAGATCTTCATCTTCCACGATCGTATGCAGCTTCTGCTGCACATACGCGGCATCAATGGTGATCTTCTTTGTCTTTAAATCAGGCGCTTCATAACTGACCTCTTCCAGTAACCGTTCCAAAATCGTATGCAGGCGACGGGCACCGATGTTCTGTGTCGTCTGGTTGACCTGGAAAGCAATGTCCGCCAGCGCTTCCAGACCGTCCTGTTCGAACTTCACATCGACGCCTTCTGTTTTGAGCAGTGCCTGATACTGCATGGTAATTGAACTCGACGGTTCTGTCAGAATCCGCAGAAAATCTTCTCGCGTCAGTTCCTGCAGCTCGACGCGAATCGGAAAGCGCCCCTGCAGTTCGGGCATCAGGTCTGACGGCTTGGTACGGTGAAAGGCACCCGCGGCGATAAACAGCATGTAATCTGTTTTCACCGAGCCACTGCGCGTCTGCACGGTCGTTCCTTCGACGATGGGAAGCAGATCGCGCTGCACACCCTGACGACTGACATCACCGCTGCGGTTCCCCCCTTCTTCGGAAGTACAGATCTTGTCAATTTCGTCGATGAACACAATGCCGTGCCGCTCTGCGAGATCCACCGCTTCCTCGGCAATCGCATCCTTGTCCATCAAACCTTCCACTTCCTGTTCCAGCAGAACCTTGCGGGCCTCTTTGACCATCATCTTACGATGCTTGCTCTGCTGAGGCATGATGCGTTCAAACATTCCCTGCAGGTCGACATCCATCTGGTCCATGCCCATATTCGAGAAGACCTGCACGGGAGAGTTTTTCTGCTCGACCGAAATTTCCACTTCTTTTTCTTCCAGGGCCCCCTGGAGGAGCATCGTACGAAACTTGTCACGGGTGCGCTCGTAGCGTTCCTGTGAATCCTCTTCCTTGACCTCTTCGGTGGATTCGCGGAAAGACGATTCCCATTCCGGACGGGGTATCAGTAGATCGAGCAGGCGTTCTTCAACACGAGCCTTGGCTTTATCCACCAGCTCAACCCGTTTTTTCTCACGCACCAGATTCTTGGCAGAGTCTACCAGGTCACGGATCATGCTTTCGACATCGCGTCCGTAATAACCAACCTCTGTGTATTTGGTGGCTTCAACTTTGATAAAGGGAGCATCAATGAGCTGAGCCAGCCGCCGGGTAATTTCCGTCTTCCCGACCCCCGTTGGTCCGATCATCACGATGTTCTTCGGGGTAATTTCCTTGCGAAGCTCATCAGGCAACTGCTGCCAGCGCCAGCGATTTCGCAGTGCGATTGCTACGGCGCGTTTGGCATCATCCTGACCGACAATATGTTTATCCAGTTCGGCAACAATCTGCCGGGGCGTTAGTTCGTGCACTCCAACTCCTCCACGATAATATTATTATTCGTATAGATATCGATTTCTGATGCGATACCCAACGAGTTCTTGACGATTTCCGGGGCGGACAGATCTGAATGTCTCACCAGGGCACGGGCAGCCGCAGTCGCGTAGTTGCCTCCCGAACCAATGCCAATCACTCCATCCGAAGGAACAACGACATCCCCCTGCCCGGTAATCAGCAGACTGTGTTCGGTGTTAACCACAATGATCAACGCTTCCAGCTTCCGCAGGACTCTGTCGGTCCGCCAGTCACGGGCAAGTTCGGTTGCTGCGCGGGGCATATTTCCGGGATAGTCCCGGGCTTTGACTTCAAACCGTTCCAGCAGCGAGAAGGCATCTGCAGTAGACCCGGCGAACCCACACACAATCTGGCCATCCAGAATTTTGCGGATCTTGCGGGTATCACTCTTCATAACAGTATCGCCGTGCGTGACCTGTCCATCGCCGCCGATCGCCACTTTGCCGCCATGACGGACAGTCAGTATCGTTGTTGA harbors:
- the hslU gene encoding ATP-dependent protease ATPase subunit HslU — encoded protein: MHELTPRQIVAELDKHIVGQDDAKRAVAIALRNRWRWQQLPDELRKEITPKNIVMIGPTGVGKTEITRRLAQLIDAPFIKVEATKYTEVGYYGRDVESMIRDLVDSAKNLVREKKRVELVDKAKARVEERLLDLLIPRPEWESSFRESTEEVKEEDSQERYERTRDKFRTMLLQGALEEKEVEISVEQKNSPVQVFSNMGMDQMDVDLQGMFERIMPQQSKHRKMMVKEARKVLLEQEVEGLMDKDAIAEEAVDLAERHGIVFIDEIDKICTSEEGGNRSGDVSRQGVQRDLLPIVEGTTVQTRSGSVKTDYMLFIAAGAFHRTKPSDLMPELQGRFPIRVELQELTREDFLRILTEPSSSITMQYQALLKTEGVDVKFEQDGLEALADIAFQVNQTTQNIGARRLHTILERLLEEVSYEAPDLKTKKITIDAAYVQQKLHTIVEDEDLSKFIL
- a CDS encoding DUF1559 domain-containing protein, coding for MQPRSIRPVRRMGFTLIELLVVIAIIAILIALLLPAVQQAREAARRSTCKNNVKQLGLAFHNYHETHRSLPPGWVQRSLSASCQPSATSTGSCLPGWGWSTMLLPFLDQANLYNALNVSSGNLSVTPTDQTKTKIPLFRCPSDVGSDLNADRGGHATSNYKGIYGSRGTGSINTSPHNAAAGNGSFWSNSNTKIRDITDGTSNTLLIGETARGRVGANTYNGGIWVGYYDNGKTASCVWKTENHPGSLINGTLAWAFSSQHTGGAHFLLADGGVRFISENIDGTTYENLGKISDGNVIGEF
- a CDS encoding tRNA-dihydrouridine synthase, which codes for MSLIKWSTVESPEIRIGNRTLSSRYFLSPLAGYTQHAFRVALRRLGGVGLCTTDLVLASHLLAGSRKSKALLKTSTADRPLTIQIFGGVTEELVKAARWLETAGYEAVDLNMGCPMAKINGSGGGARIMCSPEKACQMVADVVDAVSLAVTVKMRLGWDRDSITAPLLAREFEQAGVAAITIHGRTRNQGFGGSVDLEGIRQTVEAVQEIPVIGNGDVCTVEDAFRMREETGCEAVSIGRGAMMDPWIFRKIEMTLKGEQPVEEPDREEQIAFLEHHFHLMIEHYDSYGCQLIRKFAAWYGARLGIPEDLEDRLRRLESADEFQEIVTQIRERHGERESSVPTALVKTPNGPVERW
- a CDS encoding zinc ribbon domain-containing protein — protein: MYDDWDSEYDADEYGPDDGYDEEWESETIECSNCGADVYEDAVACPICGEYLTRNTDPLSDRPSWWVMLGILGVVVTIISVFFWSRI
- a CDS encoding GEVED domain-containing protein; translation: MKSLRLNATVHSYSTVENLEDRTLLSAVNSLIDPNVYDSPADFNPDDYGIGINNSPNRGLTNQTQSQQRSQATVSEEDKQKHENDLGQVDSPSNPSQFSVNEGESIGTTGINDDIGSAQLISGLGTGMDDEFDADVTGYLSNATASTFLFPFAEDDGSITLANDLGIVSGEQVTIQNAQLGNGPHGSAGTGTGDFDFYLVSGVQAGERISVSVRDSTQFFNLDPIVAIYSSSGFQLAFDDDGGTSLDSLLEYTATLDGDYYIMVSSFYTGTPNDPFDETSGNGAGTNARAEGAYDLTVGLNVQDVDYYAVELEAGDILGANVTGAGQTLAMYGPSGGLIQQSSFYLSDIYPANTPLPGDGNAAASFVAPVAGTYYVGVTGDVGLYDLQLRVFRPELETQMVGAIQTLYIDFDGADVDPSIFDSFQISRTATMSPLSSFLGNWGLSAADEEAVIRAILATVEENFADLGLANNGDFATTMNPGDYGIQILNSFDNPGLDETNTPNLSRVIVGGTINELGIGTIGIAESIDVGNFDTTESAVVLLDLLSSTNAADPNSLNNIVRNFGSSMIDLIGVAVGNIVTHEAGHFFGLWHTLNFVAPSQIIDQGGNLANTIGLGNDNIFGTGDDIDVDFNVGPLNDFLGTQDSPNTLAFGLSTGAFYGIDYGDAPAPYPTLEADDGARHDLAGGLTLGASIDFEADGLPSLDASGDGADDDGVVFLDPNGNITNGISISDNIATVEVTVNGDGYLQGWIDFNGNGAWEASEQIFTDEFLTAGTHQLSFSVPQGVGDFVIGETFARFRFSTQTGLGVTGYAPDGEVEDYRLELTASRYGTIVFDDATYDSGDLITITVTDGDLLGAGTVDVTVTSTGGDQETVTLTEVGFGTFTGTINSSPGTLVVGDGILQVVFGETITAAYADADTGEGQPGNYLGDFVSTNLNSPRDLVFGPDGDLYVSNGFEGSDGSDHTVERFDGQTGESLGSFVIPGSGGIDVPNGLVFGPDGNLYVASSDTGQILRYDGQTGSIIGSGVFASGGGLVQPRFITFGPGSSPGIPDLYVADTGFLRDRILRYDGLTGAFIEEYVTRSEGGMGKPYGMAFDSSGNLYVASYNTNEILKFDSNGDPVPGGPFIAAGTGGLANPRGITIGPDGLLYVANGATESILRFDPNTGAFVDNYTFNATIQLPYGITFGPDDNLYVVDTDLGKVLKFAGPFGTSTARVITDTALIVASNGVDYGDAPASFPVLDAENGAKHAINNYTNLYLGAGVTAEADGQESATASLDTDDGILLNPIIAGDSSTSITIISSGTGFMDAWIDFNGDGDWDDPGEQILSSQAVVAGANSVSIAVPLGVTVGEVAARFRLSSAGGLSTTGAAADGEVEDYLVTVVPQGFTGLLPDPNRPGKSALFITGTQANDIILLSQTYQTNIVQVRLNGVNLGEFTPTGGVYVWGLGGDDQIIADDTFYNRESMFFGGLGNDYLVGGWGNDVLVGGAGNDTIEGGPDGFDILIGGLGSDFVRGHNEALYTNYGQNGDILIGGATVYDNGLTQLFAIYQEWISADPFGDRVASISTRVDNASLGVNNVRLDDTTVFDDGELDQLYGAVARGDDWFLLDLGYDINNAGAHDIRQ
- a CDS encoding Maf family protein; this encodes MQFQKWILGSRSPRRRELLTQLVPESAIEVVPPLNPEEAGFEGLHDLSAIKERLAEICLDKNEDVFAQLCNVDLHQALLLTSDTIVVVERQPEHFVVLGQPRNSSGWEQTVRDWFENDYAGKTHRVITGLCLRSSTGIKTEFCETLVTFHERAHVLKYLDWYLLTGESRGKAGGYAVQGAGSIFVKRIEGSLSNVVGLPLENLLLLVS
- the hslV gene encoding ATP-dependent protease subunit HslV; the protein is MSSKDKKKWRSTTILTVRHGGKVAIGGDGQVTHGDTVMKSDTRKIRKILDGQIVCGFAGSTADAFSLLERFEVKARDYPGNMPRAATELARDWRTDRVLRKLEALIIVVNTEHSLLITGQGDVVVPSDGVIGIGSGGNYATAAARALVRHSDLSAPEIVKNSLGIASEIDIYTNNNIIVEELECTN